The nucleotide window CCTTAACCCCAGCACATCATATAATTGCTCAAAGGGGATTCTCTGTATCTGCATCTTCCTGTAGATGCCATAAAGGTGTTTGACCCTGCCGGTCACTTCAGCAGGAATACTATACTCTTTCAACTTCTCCTCTATCTGTTTTGCTACTTCGTTGATGTATCCTTCCTGTGCCTCACGTCTCTTTGCCACTTTTTTAAGGAGATCCCTGTAGATATCCGGCATCAGGTATTTAAAGCTCATGTCCTCAAACTCTATCCTCATCCAGCCGATACCCAGCCTGTTGGCAAGAGGTGCATAAATATCAATGGTCTCCTGTGCGATTCTTTTCTGTCTGCCTGGGGGGAGGTGCTGTAGGGTCTTGATATTATGTAACCTGTCGGCAAACTTTATGAGGATCACCCTTATATCCTCTGCCATTGCAAGGAACATCCTCCTGAAGTTCTCTGCCTGTGCATCCTCCCTCGTCTGAAACTGTATCTTGGCAAGCTTTGTCAAAGAGCCTACCAGGAAGGCAACCTCTTCACCAAATATTTCCTTGATGTCATGCAGGTTTGTTTCCGTATCCTCTACCGTATCATGAAGAAGGCCTGCAATGATGGTCATTACATCCAGATGCATGTCTGCAAGCATTAATGCAACCGAAAGGGGGTGCCCTATGTAGGGACTGCCCTCTTTTCTTGTCTGGCTGCAGTGTGCCTCATGTGAAAAATAATAGGCCTTTCTAAGCAGTGCAATATCCGCATCAGGGGAATAAGAGAGTATCTTTTCCGTCAGTTCATTAAGGGTTATCAGTTTGTGTCTAATTGTGCCCATACTTAATAATATAATCTTTTCACAAACTTTGTCCAAGGGAATGCAGAAGAGGCGGGGAGAGGGAACTGAAACCGTATCACTGTCTTTAAACTTCTTTACGAAAGAATCACTATTTTTTGTATAATAGAGATAATTTTTGAAAGGGGTATGAGTAATGGAATGTATCAAGACAGCTAATTTAAAGAAATGCAACTGCTCATATGGATCATGTTCAAGAAAGGGGAAGTGTTGTGAATGCCTCGTTTACCACAGACGGAACGGGGAGTTACCGGCCTGTTTCTTTCATGAATCCTACGAAAGGAGTTATGACCGCTCTGTGGAAAACTTTATAAACATGGTCCAGGCAGTAGGGATGAGAACAGGCTGAATCATTCGATATTCAATTCATTGGACTCCGGTCTCTGAAACTGGACAATGATAAATGAGCAGCATGCCGGAGTGGTGGAATGGCAGACGCGGTGGACTCAAAATCCACTGGGCTTCGGCCCGTGCGGGTTCGAATCCCGCCTCCGGCACCATGTTTTCAGGATGGAAGACTGAGTTATGGAGGACTGGAGGGGAAAAGACCTGGAGGATTGGAGATTTGGAGGATTTGAATTGTCTTTCTATAATATAAGGA belongs to Nitrospirota bacterium and includes:
- a CDS encoding DUF6485 family protein, which encodes MECIKTANLKKCNCSYGSCSRKGKCCECLVYHRRNGELPACFFHESYERSYDRSVENFINMVQAVGMRTG